From one Malus sylvestris chromosome 1, drMalSylv7.2, whole genome shotgun sequence genomic stretch:
- the LOC126631484 gene encoding developmentally-regulated G-protein 3-like — MATLMQKIKDIEDEMARTQKNKATAHHLGLLKAKLAKLRRDLLEPPSKGGGGAGEGFDVTKSGDARVGLVGFPSVGKSTLLNKLTGTFSEVASYEFTTLTCIPGVIVYRGAKIQLLDLPGIIEGAKDGKGRGRQVISTARTCNCILIVLDAIKPITHKRLIEKELEGFGIRLNKEPPNLTFRKKDKGGINFTSTVTNTHLDLETVKAICSEYRIHNADITLRFDATADDLIDVIEGSRIYMPCIYVVNKIDQITLEELEILDKLPHYCPVSAHLEWNLDGLLEKIWEYLNLTRIYTKPKGMNPDYEDPVILSSKTRTVEDFCERIHKDFIKQFKFALVWGSSAKHKPQRVGKEHLLEDEDVVQIIKKV, encoded by the exons ATGGCGACTCTGATGCAGAAAATCAAGGACATCGAAGATGAG ATGGCTAGGACTCAAAAGAACAAAGCTACTGCCCATCACTTGGGATTGCTGAAG GCTAAACTTGCAAAGCTAAGGAGAGACCTACTTGAGCCTCCGTCAAAAGGCGGTGGCGGTGCTGGTGAGGGTTTTGATGTCACTAAAAGCGGAGATGCAAGAGTTGGTTTGGTGGGTTTCCCTTCAGTTGGGAAATCTACACTGCTGAATAAATTAACTGGGACCTTTTCAGAG GTTGCTTCCTATGAATTCACTACTTTAACTTGCATACCAGGAGTGATCGTGTATCGAGGTGCGAAAATTCAG TTGTTAGATCTCCCTGGAATTATTGAGGGTGCTAAGGATGgaaagggtagaggaagacaG GTTATCAGCACTGCTAGGACATGCAATTGCATTTTAATTGTTCTTGATGCAATAAAGCCAATAACTCACAAGCGTCTAATTGAAAAAGAGCTTGAGGGATTTGGTATAAG GTTAAACAAGGAACCACCTAACCTTACATTCCGGAAGAAAGATAAGGGTGGTATTAATTTCActtcaacggttacaaacacACATCTGGATCTTGAAACTGTGAAGGCAATATGCAGTGAATACAGAATTCACAATGCTGATATCACTCTTAGGTTTGATGCAACGGCCGATGACCTCatagatgtaattgaaggcagTAGGATATATATGCCTTGCATCTATGTTGTGAACAAGATTGATCAGATTACACTTGAAGAGCTTGAGATTTTGGATAAACTTCCTCACTACTGTCCTGTCAG TGCTCATCTGGAGTGGAACCTTGATGGTTTGCTGGAGAAAATATGGGAGTATCTTAATTTAACTCGCATATATACAAAACCTAAGGGGATGAATCCAGACTATGAAGACCCTGTGATCCTGTCTTCTAAGACAAGGACGGTTGAGGATTTCTGCGAACGGATTCATAAAGATTTTATCAAACAATTTAAGTT TGCTCTTGTTTGGGGGTCAAGCGCAAAGCACAAGCCCCAAAGAGTTGGCAAG GAACATCTGCTTGAAGACGAAGATGTTGTTCAGATTATCAAAAAGGTGTGA